CGGCCCCGGCGGGGCCCGCCCCGTCCTCCCGCATGTCGGCCTCCTGGGGCTCCGCCGGCGTCCTCGGGGGCTCCTCGCCGTCGCCCTCGCCGTCGGGGCCCCCGCCCGAGCCCAGGTGGCCCAGCGCCACCAGCTCCTCCCCGGGCTCCCTCCACTGCGGCCGCTTGCGCTCGCCGGCCTTGGCCGGCTTGGTGAACACGATCCTGCCGGCCCCGCGGCTCGAGGGGTCCTGGTTGAAGGAGGGGGCGCAGCTTTCTGGGGGCGCGGAGCTCTGGCCGCCTGCCCTCCTCTTCAGGTCCCCCAGGAGCTCGAGGGCCACGGCGCGGTTGCTGCGGTCGCTGCCCTCGGGGACGTCCTCCAGGCTGTACTTGGTCCAGCGCTCAGGATGGGTCACGTAGTCGGGGACCGGGCTGGGGCCGGGCCTGGCAGGCCCGGGGCGGGGCAGGGGCCGCTTGAAAGGGTCGGGGTCGGCCTCCGCGGGGGTCCCGGGGGCGGGGGCCCGAGCCGCCCCCTCCAGGCCCTCAAATATGCTGCGGCTGCGCAGCGAGAAGGTGGGGCTCATGCCCCGCAGGTGGAAGGGGCGCACGGGGCCCTCGGGGGCCTGCGGGGGCTCGGCGGGGGGCTCGTCGTCCTCCGAGGCCGCTGCCTCCTCCAGGCACGGCGGCTCCCCCGGGGACAGCCCGGCCTCCTGCCCGTCCCAGTCCGAGTCCGAGTCGCTGAGCGAGCCCGTGTCCGAGGTGACTTCGCAGTCGGGTGGCCCTGGCCAGGCATCGCCCCCGCCTCTGTCCGCCATGGCCCGGCTCCACGGGGGCTGGCGCCTGGCCTCAATGTCCCCAGGCCGTAGTGCGGGGGCCGGGGAGGCCGGGGGGTCAGAGTCTGCGcagacggggaaactgaggctgggaacgGAAGCCCCAAGCAGGGTCAGtcatgggggaggggcagaaacTGGGACTCGGGGTCACTGCTCCCAGCCCCACCTCTCACAGAGGGGGACGCCGAGGCGGGGCTGCGCCGACCTGGGCCCAAACCCCGAGACCTGCCTCGGGTAGAGCGAAGCTCCCCGGAACGGTAGTCACCATCTTGGGCCTCGAAGATGAGACGGCCCCGCCTCCCGCCCGCACGGCTTTCTGGGAAGCCGAGTCCCCGCACTCCATCGTGGCAGGAGGCTAGGCCAAAAGAAAACGACAACCCCCACAATGCAACGCGATGACGTCACAGTCAGGGGACCGAGCGCGCCGAAGAAAACCTCTGCACGTGACCTTCTGAGAATGAGGCCGGGATCTCGCGCCTGCGCCGTGGCCTCCCGGAAGGCCTGTCCTCGCGCGGTTTTTCGGATAACTGCTTTTCGGCGTGGGttgaagggggagggggtgggatgAGCGGAGGACGCTCACAATGCCTCGCGGGGCAGGGCGGTGAGGGGCGTGGCGACGCTGCCTGGGTGGAGGCGTGTAACAGCGTCGCCTGCCGGAGCCTCCCAGCGCCGCACGCCCTAGTGGTGCGGGGCCCCGGAAGGCATATATATGGCGGGGGGGAGGGAGGTTCCGCCCTCCccacttcccttcctccctcctccctggagAAGCCACCCCACCTAGTGCGGGGCTGAGTGACTCCTGATGCTCTtgttttcaaatgaggaaactgaggtctgggggGAGGGTGGGGACTGGGGGGAGTCTGGGAGCCCACCCGGATGTTTCGCCTTTGCGAGTGACGTCACCCGTCGTCTGAGCGTCGGGAGGGGAGCCGGCGAGAGCACACACCCTGCGACGCAGCCAGGCTTGGGAGGGGGCagcccccacccccgccccaggGCTGCGCGGAGGAGCGAGGAAGGGTGGGGACCCATGTCCCGCCTTGCTCATGGGGCATTCGAGGCCCCATCCCCCTACAGGAGCCCTTGCCCCCGGTGGCTGAGTCCTTGTTTATTCAATTTGCTGCCTTTCGTGCCAACCCCGTCACACAGTAGGCATCTCGGGAACGCGCGCAGCtcggccccctccccctcccctgtctGGCCGGGCGGGGCTGGGAGAGCGGGGGGAGGAGGCGGGACTTGCCGAggctcccctctccccattgGCTGGAGGGCCGCTCCTCGCTACATTGTTGCCTCGTCTTTCCTGCCCAGACGCCGCCGCCGGGTGGGGGCCTGCGTAGCCTGGAGGAGCCTGGGGGGATGGGCGGGAAGAGGCGTCCTTTCCCGGGGTGCTGAAAGAGGGGCCCCGGGACCGGTTTCCGCTCTAGTACTTCCATCGTCCAGTACCTACTGCGTGCCAGCCCTAGACCCCGGGAGCGGCCCACAGACCACCCTGGCTCCCATCCTGGGCCCCCTCTCCAGCTCCAGGCGGCCCGGCCTGGGGCTCCCTGCCCAAGCTGgccctggcattcaaagccttcccaACCCCTTTCGGGCCTCGCTCTAGTGCCCGAGGGCCCCCTCCCGCCTCTGGGGGCCCTGTCTGGAGGAGTTTGCCCCCGGGCGCTCGTGTTTAGGGGTACGTGGGTGGCCCCCGCTGGCAAAGCTGCCCTCCGTGCCTCGGCTTCCACCTCTGTAAGATGGGGGTCCTGGACCCCAAGGCCCTTTCTGGCCGAGcctggggttgtcttggcagagaCGCTGGAGGGGTTCGCCATAGGCCGGGAGGGTCACCCGGCTAGGACAGGTCTGGGGTCAGCTTTGACGGCCCTCCTGACGCTGGCGCCCCGAGCTGCCCGGGGAGGCCGGACTCCAGGAGCCCAGGAAGGGGCTTCAGCCCTCCGCGGTCACTGCGTCCTGTGGGAGGTGGCCGCAGGGCCGGTCAGAGGAAGGCCGGCCGGGCCGAGCCCCCCAAAAAAGAGCCGCAGATTCACGGATCAGAGCACTTGCTTTATTGGATACATGGATTGAAAAGGGGCCGCGTGGGGCAGACAG
The DNA window shown above is from Notamacropus eugenii isolate mMacEug1 chromosome 2, mMacEug1.pri_v2, whole genome shotgun sequence and carries:
- the TSSC4 gene encoding U5 small nuclear ribonucleoprotein TSSC4, whose amino-acid sequence is MADRGGGDAWPGPPDCEVTSDTGSLSDSDSDWDGQEAGLSPGEPPCLEEAAASEDDEPPAEPPQAPEGPVRPFHLRGMSPTFSLRSRSIFEGLEGAARAPAPGTPAEADPDPFKRPLPRPGPARPGPSPVPDYVTHPERWTKYSLEDVPEGSDRSNRAVALELLGDLKRRAGGQSSAPPESCAPSFNQDPSSRGAGRIVFTKPAKAGERKRPQWREPGEELVALGHLGSGGGPDGEGDGEEPPRTPAEPQEADMREDGAGPAGAVGFHGSKKRSREHLRLKGPAEEESEEP